The following are encoded in a window of Paenibacillus polymyxa genomic DNA:
- the hisB gene encoding imidazoleglycerol-phosphate dehydratase HisB, whose product MGNENNVTERTGSVSRKTNETDIQLSFAVDGTGQAEIETDVPFLNHMLDLFTKHGHFDLNVQARGDVDIDDHHTVEDIGICLGQTLLEALGDKRGIKRYASVFVPMDEALAQVVIDLSNRPHFEYRAEYPSQQVGSFSTELVHEFLWKFALEARMTLHVIVHYGQNTHHMIEAVFKALGRALDEATSIDPRVTGVPSTKGVL is encoded by the coding sequence ATGGGGAACGAAAATAACGTAACAGAACGTACAGGCAGCGTCAGCCGAAAGACGAACGAAACGGATATTCAGCTATCTTTTGCAGTAGACGGCACAGGGCAAGCTGAGATTGAAACGGATGTTCCGTTTCTGAATCACATGCTGGATTTGTTCACCAAGCACGGACACTTTGACCTGAATGTACAGGCCAGAGGGGATGTTGATATCGACGATCATCATACCGTAGAGGATATTGGTATTTGTCTGGGGCAAACCTTGCTGGAAGCGTTGGGTGATAAAAGAGGAATCAAGCGCTATGCCAGCGTCTTTGTACCGATGGATGAGGCGCTCGCGCAGGTTGTCATTGATCTGAGTAACCGCCCTCACTTTGAGTATCGTGCGGAGTATCCGTCACAGCAGGTAGGGAGCTTTTCGACGGAGCTGGTGCATGAATTTCTGTGGAAATTTGCGTTGGAGGCTCGCATGACGCTACACGTCATCGTTCACTACGGGCAAAATACCCACCATATGATTGAAGCGGTGTTCAAAGCGCTGGGACGTGCACTGGATGAAGCGACATCCATTGATCCGCGGGTGACGGGAGTGCCTTCAACGAAGGGAGTGCTGTAG
- the hisH gene encoding imidazole glycerol phosphate synthase subunit HisH — MSIAIVDYGRGNLHSVSKAVERLGYEAVVTGDAQVIRSSSGVILPGVGAFGDAMEHLRSSGLDRVIQEVASAGQPLLGVCLGMQLLFTRGEEYGSHEGLNILPGEVVRFAPDLGVKVPHMGWNRLCMIQPDHPLLQGLEEGHVYFVHSYHAKPEVESDLLAVTDYGGPVTAIVGRGHVYGMQFHPEKSGAMGMRLLRQFLELAEVEKRA, encoded by the coding sequence ATGTCCATTGCCATTGTGGATTACGGCAGAGGCAATCTGCATAGTGTGAGCAAGGCCGTTGAACGTCTTGGCTATGAGGCTGTAGTAACGGGAGATGCCCAAGTGATTCGTTCCTCCAGCGGTGTGATTTTGCCAGGTGTAGGGGCATTCGGGGACGCTATGGAGCATTTGCGTTCCAGCGGATTGGATCGGGTAATTCAGGAGGTTGCCAGCGCTGGACAACCACTGCTCGGTGTTTGTCTAGGAATGCAACTGTTGTTCACTCGTGGTGAAGAATACGGCAGTCACGAAGGGCTTAATATTTTACCAGGCGAGGTCGTTCGATTTGCTCCTGATCTGGGGGTTAAAGTGCCGCATATGGGCTGGAATCGTCTGTGTATGATTCAGCCGGACCACCCGTTGTTACAGGGCTTGGAGGAAGGACATGTGTATTTTGTGCATTCCTATCATGCGAAGCCGGAGGTCGAAAGTGACCTGCTGGCGGTGACCGATTATGGCGGGCCCGTAACAGCTATCGTGGGCAGAGGCCATGTATATGGCATGCAGTTCCACCCAGAGAAAAGCGGGGCAATGGGGATGCGACTGCTTCGTCAGTTTTTGGAACTAGCGGAAGTGGAAAAGCGAGCGTAA
- the hisA gene encoding 1-(5-phosphoribosyl)-5-[(5-phosphoribosylamino)methylideneamino]imidazole-4-carboxamide isomerase, with the protein MFTIYPAIDIRDGKCVRLVQGDYNQETIYNENPVEVAQEWERLGGSYIHLVDLDGAKAGQPVNDELIGRIASAVQVPVQVGGGLRTREHVERLLSLGVSRVILGTAAIEDRAFTEAVLGTYGDRIAIGLDARNGYVATRGWLETSEVRADELAAELASKGAETFIFTDISRDGMMQGPNVEAIVALAKSSGRTVIASGGVSKMDDLITLSTYTKEGVGGAIVGKALYTGSIDLQVAVQAVAKA; encoded by the coding sequence TTGTTCACGATATACCCGGCGATTGATATTCGCGATGGCAAATGTGTACGACTGGTACAAGGAGATTATAACCAGGAGACGATATACAACGAAAACCCGGTGGAGGTTGCCCAAGAATGGGAGCGTTTGGGCGGCTCCTACATTCATTTGGTTGATTTGGACGGTGCTAAAGCAGGTCAACCGGTGAACGATGAGCTCATTGGGCGCATCGCTTCTGCGGTGCAAGTGCCTGTACAAGTGGGTGGCGGCTTGCGTACACGTGAACATGTAGAGCGACTGTTGTCGCTGGGCGTGAGCCGTGTGATCTTGGGTACGGCAGCGATTGAGGACCGGGCTTTTACGGAAGCAGTATTGGGTACCTACGGTGATCGGATCGCCATTGGTCTGGATGCACGGAATGGCTATGTGGCCACGCGCGGATGGCTTGAAACCTCGGAGGTTCGAGCGGACGAATTGGCTGCTGAGTTGGCCTCCAAGGGAGCGGAAACGTTCATTTTTACAGACATTTCCCGCGACGGAATGATGCAAGGCCCGAATGTGGAGGCGATCGTAGCGCTTGCGAAAAGCAGTGGACGAACCGTGATCGCTTCCGGCGGTGTCAGCAAGATGGACGATCTAATCACGCTGAGCACCTATACGAAAGAGGGTGTAGGCGGTGCTATTGTGGGTAAGGCATTGTATACGGGCAGCATTGATTTACAGGTCGCGGTACAAGCTGTAGCAAAGGCATAG
- the hisF gene encoding imidazole glycerol phosphate synthase subunit HisF, whose product MLAKRIIPCLDVKDGRVVKGVNFVNLRDAGDPVELAALYDREGADEIVFLDISASVEGRATMEEVVRQTAGEIAIPFTVGGGISHVDDMKRILRAGADKIGVNTAAVRNPQLIAEGARSFGSQCIVVAIDAKYNEAWGEWEVYTHGGRTPSGIRALAWAKEAEQLGAGEILLTSMNADGTKDGFDLPLTSAVSDTVGIPVIASGGAGKQEHFYDVFTAGKADAGLAATIFHYKEIGIPELKRDLKRRGVEIR is encoded by the coding sequence ATGCTGGCTAAACGTATTATTCCCTGCTTGGATGTAAAGGATGGCAGGGTGGTTAAGGGCGTTAATTTTGTGAACTTACGCGATGCAGGCGATCCGGTGGAATTGGCGGCACTTTATGATCGGGAAGGGGCGGACGAAATCGTATTTCTGGATATTTCTGCTTCAGTTGAAGGGCGTGCCACCATGGAAGAAGTAGTTCGTCAGACAGCCGGGGAAATTGCCATTCCTTTCACCGTAGGTGGCGGGATATCTCATGTCGATGATATGAAACGCATTTTGCGTGCCGGAGCTGATAAAATCGGCGTAAATACGGCAGCTGTCCGTAACCCTCAGCTGATTGCGGAGGGTGCGCGCAGCTTTGGCTCACAATGTATCGTTGTTGCCATTGATGCCAAGTACAACGAGGCGTGGGGCGAGTGGGAAGTGTATACGCACGGAGGCCGCACGCCATCTGGTATCCGAGCCTTGGCCTGGGCCAAGGAAGCTGAACAGTTGGGAGCCGGTGAGATTCTGCTGACCAGCATGAATGCGGACGGAACCAAGGACGGCTTTGACCTGCCACTGACTTCCGCGGTATCGGATACCGTTGGGATTCCAGTTATCGCTTCTGGCGGAGCAGGCAAACAGGAGCATTTCTATGACGTGTTTACGGCGGGCAAAGCGGATGCTGGATTAGCAGCAACGATTTTTCATTATAAAGAAATAGGAATCCCTGAGCTAAAACGGGATTTGAAGCGCAGAGGAGTGGAGATACGATGA
- the hisIE gene encoding bifunctional phosphoribosyl-AMP cyclohydrolase/phosphoribosyl-ATP diphosphatase HisIE: MSNELNQQLSLEQILDNVRWNEAGLVSAIVQDDATLQVLTLAYMNRESLKLSLESGETWFWSRSRQELWHKGATSGNTQKITSIQLDCDGDALLVRVIPSGPACHTGATSCFFRNISAPGTAVAPVAGNAGDHTLVNDVSSASADRFEVLAQLEAIIKEREETRPEGAYTTYLFDKGVDKILKKVGEEASETIIAAKNKDNDELRLEVSDLIYHLLVLLQERKLPLDDVLAELNRRHERPRRD; this comes from the coding sequence ATGAGCAACGAATTGAACCAACAGCTATCTCTGGAGCAGATACTGGATAATGTACGCTGGAATGAGGCAGGACTTGTCTCGGCGATTGTGCAGGATGATGCTACGCTTCAGGTGCTTACGCTGGCCTACATGAACCGCGAATCGCTGAAACTATCTTTGGAGTCGGGAGAGACCTGGTTCTGGTCACGTTCCAGACAGGAGCTGTGGCACAAGGGGGCTACTTCGGGGAATACGCAAAAAATCACCTCCATTCAGCTGGATTGTGACGGTGATGCCCTGTTGGTACGTGTCATTCCGAGCGGTCCTGCCTGTCATACAGGAGCAACGAGCTGCTTTTTTCGTAATATTTCCGCCCCAGGAACGGCTGTAGCACCTGTTGCAGGAAATGCAGGAGACCACACGTTGGTAAATGATGTCTCCAGTGCTTCAGCAGACCGCTTTGAGGTACTTGCCCAGCTGGAGGCGATTATTAAGGAGCGCGAAGAGACACGTCCTGAAGGGGCCTACACGACTTATCTTTTTGATAAAGGTGTAGACAAAATCTTGAAAAAGGTTGGCGAAGAAGCATCCGAGACAATCATTGCCGCCAAAAATAAAGATAATGACGAACTGCGCCTGGAGGTCAGCGATTTGATTTATCACCTGCTGGTGCTGTTGCAGGAGCGCAAGCTACCGCTCGATGACGTTCTGGCTGAGCTGAATCGCCGTCATGAACGTCCTCGTCGTGATTAG
- the hisJ gene encoding histidinol-phosphatase HisJ produces the protein MKIDYHTHHARCGHAIGSLEEYVQQGIRLGLDQLGLSDHMPLLHVKPADYYPEMAMPMEELPRYVEECLELKERFKGQIDIRVGLEGDYIEGWEREIEDIITAYPWDYVIGSVHFLGEWDVTDFRQVHHWEGKNVLEVYRMYYDAISKAAATGLYDIMGHLDVIKRFGYHPRPEEMEELRELERAAISAVARSGRAMELNASGLSKPCAEMFPSRRMLEEAFSLGIPLTVGSDAHDPAKLSEHLEKARALLYEVGYRELAVFQHRERSLVPLML, from the coding sequence ATGAAAATTGACTATCATACGCATCACGCCCGCTGCGGGCATGCCATAGGGAGTCTGGAAGAGTATGTACAGCAGGGAATTCGGCTAGGGCTGGATCAGCTCGGCTTGTCCGATCACATGCCACTACTGCATGTAAAACCGGCTGACTATTACCCGGAAATGGCAATGCCTATGGAGGAGCTGCCCCGATACGTGGAAGAATGTTTGGAACTGAAGGAACGTTTTAAAGGGCAAATTGATATTCGTGTTGGCTTGGAAGGCGACTACATCGAGGGCTGGGAACGAGAAATCGAAGACATCATCACCGCGTATCCCTGGGATTATGTGATTGGTTCCGTCCACTTTCTCGGTGAATGGGATGTCACGGACTTCCGTCAGGTACACCATTGGGAAGGCAAAAATGTGCTTGAGGTGTACCGCATGTATTATGATGCGATTTCCAAGGCAGCAGCTACCGGTTTGTATGACATCATGGGTCATTTGGATGTCATTAAGCGCTTCGGCTATCATCCGAGGCCGGAGGAAATGGAGGAGCTGCGTGAACTGGAGCGTGCCGCAATTTCAGCCGTTGCCCGTAGCGGTCGGGCGATGGAACTGAATGCATCAGGGCTTTCGAAGCCCTGTGCCGAGATGTTCCCGAGCCGCCGCATGCTGGAAGAAGCTTTTTCGCTAGGCATCCCGCTGACCGTAGGATCGGATGCTCATGATCCGGCGAAGCTGTCCGAGCACTTGGAGAAGGCACGCGCGCTTCTATATGAAGTCGGCTATCGCGAGCTTGCCGTATTTCAGCATCGCGAGCGCTCGCTGGTGCCGCTGATGCTTTAA
- a CDS encoding tetratricopeptide repeat protein: MKGKHLRVSEPSPKIIALRFDASFFFEKAVRSLDRNHYDKALKYFRKAVEYEPDNPVNHCNMAGILSEMGDYAGSNEILSSVLSDVDSSMTECYFYMANNYANMEQFEEAEKALVTYLEEDEEGQFLDEAEEMMELLYYELDRPTKLNRIKARQGVVEHDQARVLLEEGKFAQAAQLLKQISEEQPDMFAARNNLALAYYYMGLFQNAKATIIQVLEDEPGNLHALCNLAIFYQHEGGGPELDRLVQTLAVTIPFQEEQVFKLATTMGILGRHEEAYRHFRRLLHGDEENNADASLYHYTAVAASNTGRYAEARRLWSHLQKQDASSEVPRFFLSRLEELQQEGTPLQVLSYHYHLPFEEQFRMWEKFGADQVPDSMKKDPLIRSSFFWALRHGDRATQLQVIQALSLIGDDEVRQALESFVEDPDQEDELKRRALQVLQELVEQGEQKMYPETEHSDQLEVENDPHTIEGGVSASPVDPQWQAVLDKVLTVMSKPSDPAMQHDLRSLWLEYLDRLAPEVPMVQHTEGWAAALEYLTAKMHHHSVTYQEVADRYGISVSTVSRYARQIDSVCGIKQKLKQPLSTFKKQV, from the coding sequence ATGAAAGGGAAACATCTGCGAGTATCGGAACCTAGCCCTAAAATTATTGCTTTGCGTTTCGACGCATCTTTCTTTTTTGAGAAAGCTGTGCGCTCGCTTGATCGCAATCATTATGACAAGGCATTGAAATATTTTCGCAAAGCCGTTGAATATGAACCGGATAATCCGGTGAATCATTGCAATATGGCGGGTATATTATCAGAGATGGGGGATTATGCAGGTTCGAATGAGATCCTGTCCTCTGTTCTGAGTGACGTAGACTCGTCGATGACAGAGTGTTATTTCTATATGGCGAATAATTACGCTAATATGGAGCAGTTTGAAGAAGCGGAGAAAGCATTGGTCACGTACCTGGAGGAGGACGAAGAAGGCCAGTTTCTTGATGAAGCGGAGGAAATGATGGAGCTGCTCTATTATGAGCTGGACCGTCCAACGAAGCTGAACCGCATTAAGGCCCGGCAGGGAGTAGTAGAGCATGATCAGGCTCGTGTCCTGCTGGAGGAGGGGAAATTTGCTCAGGCAGCCCAGTTGCTCAAGCAAATTTCAGAGGAACAACCGGATATGTTCGCTGCGCGGAATAATCTGGCGCTGGCGTATTACTACATGGGATTGTTCCAAAATGCTAAGGCTACCATTATTCAAGTGCTGGAAGATGAGCCGGGTAATTTACACGCATTGTGCAACTTGGCGATCTTTTATCAGCACGAGGGCGGCGGCCCGGAATTGGATCGTCTGGTGCAGACTTTGGCGGTTACTATACCGTTTCAGGAGGAGCAGGTATTCAAGCTGGCGACCACTATGGGGATTCTCGGACGCCATGAGGAGGCCTACAGACATTTCCGCAGGTTGCTTCATGGCGATGAAGAGAACAATGCGGATGCTTCTTTGTACCATTACACGGCGGTAGCTGCTAGCAATACCGGAAGATATGCGGAAGCTCGGCGGTTGTGGAGTCATTTGCAAAAACAGGATGCTTCCTCGGAAGTTCCGCGGTTTTTCCTGTCCCGACTGGAGGAACTCCAGCAGGAGGGTACACCGCTGCAAGTGCTCAGCTATCATTATCATCTCCCGTTTGAGGAGCAATTCCGCATGTGGGAGAAGTTTGGTGCTGACCAGGTGCCTGACAGTATGAAGAAGGACCCGCTAATCCGGTCATCCTTCTTCTGGGCCTTGCGCCACGGGGATCGGGCGACTCAGCTTCAGGTCATTCAGGCGTTAAGCTTGATCGGTGATGATGAGGTGCGTCAGGCACTGGAGTCCTTCGTAGAAGACCCGGACCAGGAGGATGAACTGAAACGCCGTGCCTTGCAAGTATTGCAAGAGCTGGTGGAGCAGGGTGAGCAGAAAATGTACCCGGAAACGGAACATTCTGATCAGTTGGAGGTTGAGAACGATCCGCATACAATTGAAGGTGGTGTATCTGCTTCCCCGGTCGATCCACAATGGCAGGCAGTGCTGGATAAGGTACTGACCGTCATGAGCAAGCCATCAGATCCGGCCATGCAGCACGATTTGAGATCGCTTTGGCTGGAGTATTTGGATCGGCTTGCCCCGGAAGTTCCGATGGTTCAGCATACTGAGGGATGGGCAGCGGCGCTGGAATATTTGACAGCTAAAATGCATCATCATTCAGTCACCTATCAGGAAGTAGCCGATCGTTATGGTATTTCCGTATCGACCGTAAGCCGCTATGCACGCCAGATTGACAGCGTGTGTGGTATCAAACAGAAGCTGAAGCAACCGCTCTCCACGTTTAAAAAGCAGGTCTGA
- the trxB gene encoding thioredoxin-disulfide reductase has translation MYKSIIIGTGPAGYTAAIYLARANMNPLIIEGMQPGGQLTTTTEIENFPGFEQGILGPELMDNMRKQAERFGAEFTSGWVEEVDFSKRPFKVKVEGKGIIEAESVIIATGASAKYLGIPGEQDNVGRGVSTCATCDGFFFRGKKIVVVGGGDSAMEEASFLTRFASSVTLVHRRDELRASKIMQDRARENEKVHWALNRTPLEVVTGEAGLKGLKVHNNETNQDELIEVDGVFVAIGHTPNTGFLNGQIHTDEHGYIVVKPGTTETNIPGVFACGDVQDNRYRQAITAAGTGCMAAMDCEKYLEGSAVHDWSETLDQ, from the coding sequence ATGTATAAATCCATAATTATTGGTACAGGTCCTGCAGGCTACACAGCCGCTATTTATTTGGCACGCGCTAACATGAATCCGCTGATCATTGAAGGGATGCAGCCCGGTGGGCAGCTTACTACAACGACCGAAATTGAAAATTTCCCGGGTTTTGAGCAAGGTATCCTCGGGCCTGAACTGATGGATAATATGCGCAAGCAGGCTGAACGTTTTGGCGCTGAATTTACCTCCGGTTGGGTTGAGGAAGTGGATTTCAGCAAACGTCCTTTTAAAGTGAAGGTAGAGGGTAAAGGCATCATTGAGGCGGAGTCGGTCATTATTGCTACAGGTGCGTCCGCCAAATATCTAGGCATCCCGGGTGAGCAAGACAATGTAGGTCGCGGAGTCAGCACGTGCGCAACTTGCGATGGCTTCTTTTTCCGCGGGAAAAAGATTGTCGTGGTTGGCGGTGGCGATTCAGCCATGGAGGAAGCGAGCTTCTTGACCCGTTTTGCTTCCAGTGTAACCTTGGTCCATCGTCGCGATGAGTTGCGGGCGTCCAAAATTATGCAAGATCGCGCGCGTGAGAACGAAAAAGTACATTGGGCATTAAACCGGACTCCTCTGGAAGTTGTGACGGGAGAAGCTGGCTTAAAGGGTTTGAAGGTACACAATAATGAGACCAATCAGGATGAGCTGATTGAGGTCGATGGCGTATTCGTAGCCATCGGGCATACACCGAACACAGGTTTCCTGAACGGACAAATCCATACCGATGAACACGGCTATATTGTAGTGAAGCCAGGCACAACAGAAACGAATATCCCCGGAGTTTTTGCCTGTGGGGATGTACAGGATAACCGTTACCGGCAAGCTATTACGGCTGCGGGAACGGGCTGTATGGCGGCTATGGACTGCGAGAAGTATCTCGAAGGCAGTGCTGTTCACGACTGGAGCGAAACACTGGATCAATAA
- a CDS encoding ROK family glucokinase, which produces MSESIYVGVDLGGTAIKVGICNENGQLLHTYEGPTETDKGVDVVIGNIEKYVRHIVEQSPYEWDQLKGVGAGVAGFTNVRDGIIVLAPNIGFRDVPIRALLENRIGKPVKIDNDANVAALGEAWAGAGKGIENCVCYTLGTGVGGGIIINGKIYQGSSGMAGEIGHISVVPDLEAIQCGCGKMGCLETVSSATGIIRMAKDAVERGDRTSLALEDQIAAKEVFDAAKAGDEVALRIVNRAAFYLGKSMAAVAAVLNPELFIIGGGVSKAGDFLFEEMRRVYAKLAPEPLQKGVYIVPAVLGNDAGIVGAAGLLLRS; this is translated from the coding sequence ATGTCTGAAAGTATCTATGTAGGTGTCGATTTGGGCGGTACCGCGATTAAAGTCGGCATTTGTAATGAAAACGGACAGCTTTTGCACACATATGAGGGACCAACCGAAACCGATAAAGGTGTAGACGTTGTCATCGGTAATATCGAAAAATATGTGCGGCATATTGTTGAGCAATCTCCTTATGAGTGGGATCAACTAAAGGGTGTCGGTGCAGGCGTTGCAGGTTTTACGAATGTTCGTGATGGTATTATTGTCCTCGCTCCTAATATTGGCTTTCGTGACGTACCGATCCGTGCGCTCCTAGAGAACCGGATTGGCAAGCCTGTGAAAATAGACAACGATGCGAATGTTGCTGCGCTGGGTGAGGCTTGGGCTGGTGCAGGCAAAGGCATAGAAAACTGCGTATGCTATACCCTGGGAACAGGCGTAGGTGGCGGTATTATTATAAACGGTAAAATATACCAGGGTTCTTCGGGCATGGCCGGAGAAATTGGCCATATCAGTGTCGTACCTGATCTGGAGGCTATTCAGTGTGGATGCGGCAAAATGGGTTGCTTGGAAACTGTATCTTCCGCAACAGGCATCATTCGTATGGCCAAGGACGCTGTGGAACGTGGCGACCGGACCTCTCTGGCGCTGGAAGATCAAATTGCTGCCAAGGAAGTATTTGATGCTGCTAAAGCTGGAGATGAAGTCGCGCTGCGTATCGTGAACCGGGCTGCCTTTTATTTGGGGAAATCCATGGCAGCGGTTGCCGCTGTGCTTAATCCAGAGTTGTTTATTATAGGCGGCGGTGTTTCTAAAGCAGGCGACTTTTTATTTGAAGAGATGCGTCGCGTATACGCCAAACTGGCACCTGAACCGCTTCAAAAGGGTGTATATATCGTACCAGCGGTGTTAGGCAATGACGCAGGTATCGTAGGGGCTGCAGGGTTGCTGCTACGCTCCTGA